The following DNA comes from Planctomycetaceae bacterium.
AACAATGCAACGCTGACTATCGTCGGCGATGTCAAAGCGAAAAAAGTTATAAAAATGGTTGAAGCAAGGTTCGGCGATATAAAGCCAAGCCAACTTCTCGGCAGGCCTAAATTTGTATTTGTATCTAATCAGGTGAAGGCTTTGAATAAAGCCAAGACGGAACTGCCTGTGCCTGTTACGATTCTTTCATTTTATACTGCGGGGGCACGCGATAAAGACAGGGCGGCGCTTGAGGTTTTGCTGAATTGTCTGAATAACGGCAAAAGCTCGCGGCTGTGGAAGTCGCTTGTGAATAATAAAAAAGTCGCGGAATATTATACCGGCGAATATATCGAAGGCGCTGAAAAGGGACTTGTGATTCTGGCGGCAGCGCATTTTCAGGGACTTGCCGGAAAAGTTGAAAAGGGAATATGGCGGCAGCTTGATGAAATGAAGACCAAAGGGCCGGATGCTAATGAGTTCGCCAAAGTGCAAAATCAAATTCGTGCTGGAAACACTTTTAAGAAATATTATGCGGAAAATCTTGCGAGCAGCATAGGATTCGAGCAGGTTATTCGCGGCGATTATAAACATTTTTATATGCTTGATGAGGAAATTGAAGGCGTAACGCGGGAAGATGTGATTCGTGTCGCAAACAGATATTTTACCAAAGAAAATATGAAAAAGATTTATTTTGAGCCTCGACAGCCGATGTTTCTGGCACAATTAGCGGGACTTATTAAGTCTATCTTTTAGGCAGGAGCAAATCGTGAAAAAAATCATACTTGTTTTAATTGTGTGTTTGGCTGGTGTTTATAGTGTTTATGCGGGTGCCGCTGAAAAATTAGTTTATCCTTCTATGCAGGATGAAAATTTGCCGAATGGGCTGCGCGTCATTCTAATCGAACATCACGAGCAGAAAACAATTTCTTATCGAATGCTTGTTAAGGCGGGCAAGGCGGATGAACCGATTGGCAAGGAGGGCGTCGCGGGTTTCACTTCACGAGTTTTACAGGAAGGGACGCTTATGAAAAATGCCGACCGGATTGCCGATGAAATCGCGGGTATCGGCAGCTCATTTAGTATTTCTTCGCAGACAGATTATGTTATCTTCGGTATGGATGTGCTTGA
Coding sequences within:
- a CDS encoding insulinase family protein, whose translation is MNFFLKIFAAVVLFVNFAHAADANENIVSHTLDNGLQVLILEKHSMPVAAVQVWYNVGSVDEPNGLKGIAHLFEHMMFRGSKNFGPQEHFKLIQEAGGRCNAYTSDEKTVYHERLPADKLDLALRLEADRMANLILDQNVLDTERQVVLEEYRMRIENDPIGSIEKDVREFLFPSNPYQYGPIGKVDDIKKFTVKDCQGFYKKYYAPNNATLTIVGDVKAKKVIKMVEARFGDIKPSQLLGRPKFVFVSNQVKALNKAKTELPVPVTILSFYTAGARDKDRAALEVLLNCLNNGKSSRLWKSLVNNKKVAEYYTGEYIEGAEKGLVILAAAHFQGLAGKVEKGIWRQLDEMKTKGPDANEFAKVQNQIRAGNTFKKYYAENLASSIGFEQVIRGDYKHFYMLDEEIEGVTREDVIRVANRYFTKENMKKIYFEPRQPMFLAQLAGLIKSIF